A region of the Roseobacter denitrificans OCh 114 genome:
GCATCCGTCACCGGAGCCGGGCGCAACGAAAGAGACACCAGCGCATTGCGCGCAGGCGAAGGCGGCGGCGCGTCGTGCCATGGCGTGATATCCGAGCGCCCAACGCCGATATTCTGCATCAGTTTGTAAAACCGATATTGCGGATGGTCCTCTGACAAAAGCGCATCATCCAGGTGCAGCCACTGCTGGTGCGGCATGTCAAAATCAAACCCCGGCAAGATCAGCGCGCCCTGCGGCAGGCGGGCAATCGCTTCCATCAATAGCATCGTGGTGCCGCGTGATCCGGTGGAGCCTGCCAGAATGACGGGATGCCGGAGCGGTTCGACCGCCCAGCGTTCCGCGAGGGCGCAGACAAATTGCCGTTGCTGCGCTTCCTTGTCGGGGGTGGTTGTTGTCTGCGCCAGATAATCTTGCACGATGCGGATAAACGTCTGCGTGCGCTGCCAATGGCCCGATATATCAGAAACATCGAGGCTGTTGATCGTTTCAGCCGTGACGCCTTCGCCCTGCATTTCATCCATCAATGCCGCCAGACTGTCGGTCAGATCATAGAGCGATGCGCGCGGGGCGAGCCCCTTTTGCTGCTCAATCAGACGCGCGACGAGTGCGATCAATTCAAGCCGTCGTTGCAGGGGTTTGACGGCAGGCGGGACGGCAAGGCCGGGGGCCAGTCGATCCAGTTCTGTCACGAGGTGAATTTTGGGCAGCAAACGGGCAGGGCCAGCATCGAACAGACTGCGCAATCGCCGCTGCATGCGCGAGGTATTGACGATGAGCTGCACCCGCGCGAGGTCTTCCGGTGCGCCTTGGGCGACCCGGGCCAACAGCCCCTCGATCAGCCCTTTGGGGAAATCAACGCCCGGCGCCAGCCCGAAGACCCGTGGCGTGTCGCTATGTTCAAACATGCCTGTATCCCAGCAGCGCTTCGGCGTTCGTCACGCCCTGTGGATGACCCACATCACACCACAGACCCGCATATTCCATGGCATAGAGCCTGTTTTCGGCCATCAACATGTCCCACAGAATATTCAGGGAGAACGATGGGCGATCTATGTCCGCCAGCCGCTCAGTTTTGATAATCTGCGCGCCGCTGTAAATACTGCCGTCCCCACGTTCAATTCGACCGTTTGCCCCGATCAGGAAGTTGCCCGGCCCGTCATAGCCAACAGCGTTTTGCGGCGGGATACACATCAAAAGGCCGTCCATACGGTCAGGGTCCCATTCTTTTTGCAGTTGGTCCAGCGGATTGACGCCTTTCCAGATGGCATCGGTGTTCAGCGTCATGACCGGACCGGACCCGAGCAAGGGCAGTGCATTGCGCAGACCACCGCCGGTTTCGAGAATATCCGGCGTTTCGACGATCGTCTGAACATTTGTGCCGTGCAGATGTGCCTGAAGGATGTCTGCCTTGTAATGCAGATTTGCAACGACGCGTTCGGCGGGCAATTCGTCGGTCAGCGCGCGTGCGTGATCAATCAAAGGTCGGCCTGCGACCTCAACCATCGGTTTGGGGCGATCAGCGGTCAGATGCTTCATCCGGTTCCCGAAGCCTGCGGCGAAGAGCATTACCGACCAGCCCATTGACCGCTCTTTGATGTGAGTGTGGCGCAGATATCGCACGTCGGTTCGGGCAGGGAGGCCGTGATCAGTTCCGCCGCAGGTTCAAGCATCGGATGGTTGAGGTTGGTCATCAGGTGACCCCAAACGCGGGGGATGAAATCGACGTAGTGGCTTTTCGCATCCCGCATGCAAAGACGTGAAAACACACCCAGAATGCGCATGTTCCGTTGCAGGCCAAAGACGGCATATGCAGCGTCAAACGCCTGCGGGTCCAAGGCGTTCTGCGCGACAAAGCGTGCTTTCATATCCGTCTCAAGTTGT
Encoded here:
- a CDS encoding nucleotidyltransferase family protein → MGWSVMLFAAGFGNRMKHLTADRPKPMVEVAGRPLIDHARALTDELPAERVVANLHYKADILQAHLHGTNVQTIVETPDILETGGGLRNALPLLGSGPVMTLNTDAIWKGVNPLDQLQKEWDPDRMDGLLMCIPPQNAVGYDGPGNFLIGANGRIERGDGSIYSGAQIIKTERLADIDRPSFSLNILWDMLMAENRLYAMEYAGLWCDVGHPQGVTNAEALLGYRHV